The following proteins are co-located in the Cardiocondyla obscurior isolate alpha-2009 linkage group LG12, Cobs3.1, whole genome shotgun sequence genome:
- the LOC139107206 gene encoding growth hormone-inducible transmembrane protein: MLATRLCRVSPGLASLVRAPVVLTTPRLSKGQITRLFVNDGRGSYTRSARRRATVVEQAAAPAGETAFNIGKAAVAGGAVVGLGGLCYYGLGLSSQTGAIDRAHLWPQYVKDRIKSTYAYFGASVAASAASAAMCLRSPAMMNLMMRQGWIAIGVTMAAMIGSGMVVRGLPYKEGFSSKHVAWLVHTGILGAVVAPLTLLGGPLVLRAAWYTAGIVGGLSAVAVCAPSDKFLAMGGPLAIGLGVVAVSSIGSMFLPPTTVLGSGLYSIALYGGLLLFSGFLLYDTQKIIKQAEIYPMYNIDRPYDPINNAISIYLDTLNIFIRVLTMMAGGGNRRK; encoded by the exons ATGTTAGCGACGAGGCTCTGCCGGGTTTCACCCGGATTGGCGTCACTCGTCCGAGCTCCGGTCGTGCTGACGACGCCGCGATTGTCCAAAGGCCAGATCACGAGATTATTTGTTAACGATGGACGCGGTTCCTACACGAGATCCGCAAGGAGGAGAGCCACCGTGGTCGAACAAGCAGCGGCTCCAGCTGGTGAAACAG cATTCAATATTGGGAAAGCGGCGGTTGCCGGAGGAGCAGTGGTTGGATTAGGTGGTCTTTGTTACTATGGATTAGGTCTTTCTTCGCAAACAGGCGCCATAGATCGCGCTCA cTTATGGCCCCAATATGTCAAAGACAGAATAAAGTCCACCTATGCGTACTTTGGCGCGTCCGTTGCAGCTAGTGCAGCATCCGCAGCTATGTGCCTGCGATCTCCAGCTATGATGAATCTAATGATGCGTCAGGGATGGATTGCCATAGGTGTAACAATGGCAGCAATGATTGGCAGTGGCATGGTTGTGAGGGGACTACCGTATAAAGAAGGATTTAGCAGCAAACATGTAGCCTGGCTAGTGCACACCGGTATTTTAGGCGCAGTCGTGGCGCCTCTGACTCTCCTAGGTGGACCGTTGGTTCTTCGAGCGGCTTGGTATACCGCTGGGATAGTCGGTGGTTTGTCAGCAGTCGCCGTTTGCGCACCCAGCGATAAATTTCTGGCAATGGGTGGCCCACTGGCTATCGGTCTTGGCGTGGTAGCTGTCAGCAGTATCGGTTCTATGTTTCTTCCGCCTACGACCGTTCTTGGATCCGGATTATATTCCATAGCACTTTACGGTGGTCTTTTATTGTTCTCTGGCTTCCTACTTTACGACACGCAGAAAATCATCAAACAAGCGGAAATTTATCCGATGTACAATATCGATAGGCCATACGATCCGATTAACAA CGCAATTTCGATTTACCTGGATACATTGAACATCTTTATACGAGTCCTGACCATGATGGCTGGTGGTGGCAATagacgcaaataa